In the Malaya genurostris strain Urasoe2022 chromosome 1, Malgen_1.1, whole genome shotgun sequence genome, one interval contains:
- the LOC131433906 gene encoding uncharacterized protein LOC131433906: MMGPLPEVRLTPFIRPFSHTGVDYFGPILVKQGRSLAKRWIALFTCLTVRAVHLEIVHSLSTESCVMAIRRFVARRGAPATLYSDNGTNFTGAARVLAKQIRGINEECADIFTNANTSWKFNPPMAPHMGGPWERMVRSIKTAMTSIADHPHHPSDEVLETIALEAEAIVNSRPLTYLPIDSCEQEALTPNHFILYGSHGITQPPKQLSVSGSVLRDSWKLSQHLIDQFWKRWIREYLPTLTRRTKWFQPSKPLKPGDIVVVVEQQKRNGWLRGRIIDVFHGRDGQVRRAVVQTSHGQLTRPAVKLALLDVGGDQNQSNALPPPEIHGRGIVDKTTGQPSDSSDVNSGCAPITRRRTVIKH, from the coding sequence ATGATGGGTCCTTTGCCAGAAGTCAGGTTAACACCGTTTATCAGACCTTTTTCGCACACCGGGGTGGATTATTTTGGTCCGATCTTGGTGAAACAAGGCCGAAGTCTAGCGAAACGATGGATAGCATTATTTACCTGCCTCACAGTGAGGGCCGTCCACCTAGAAATCGTACACTCACTGTCAACTGAATCTTGTGTGATGGCGATAAGAAGATTTGTGGCACGCAGGGGCGCACCGGCCACTTTGTATTCAGATAACGGCACTAACTTCACCGGTGCAGCTCGTGTGTTGGCAAAACAAATACGCGGGATAAATGAAGAATGTGCTGACATATTCACGAACGCGAATACTTCATGGAAGTTCAACCCACCTATGGCGCCTCATATGGGAGGGCCATGGGAGAGAATGGTCAGGTCGATCAAAACGGCCATGACGTCGATCGCAGATCATCCTCACCATCCCAGTGATGAAGTTCTCGAAACAATAGCCCTAGAAGCTGAAGCAATAGTGAATTCTCGACCTCTTACTTATCTACCAATTGATTCCTGTGAACAAGAAGCCTTGACACCGAACCACTTCATTCTGTATGGTTCGCATGGAATTACACAACCGCCAAAGCAACTTTCAGTAAGCGGTTCCGTATTAAGAGACAGCTGGAAACTTTCCCAACATCTGATTGACCAGTTCTGGAAAAGGTGGATTCGTGAATATTTGCCAACCTTAACCAGGCGCACCAAATGGTTTCAGCCGAGCAAGCCTTTGAAACCTGGGGATATAGTGGTCGTCGTAGAGCAACAAAAACGAAACGGTTGGTTGAGAGGACGAATCATCGACGTATTTCATGGAAGGGATGGACAGGTTCGAAGGGCGGTTGTTCAAACGTCTCACGGACAGTTAACAAGACCTGCAGTCAAACTGGCTCTGCTAGATGTTGGTGGAGATCAAAATCAGTCGAATGCGTTGCCGCCACCGGAAATACACGGGCGGGGGATTGTTGACAAAACCACTGGGCAACCATCTGACAGCAGTGATGTGAATTCCGGTTGCGCACCGATAACAAGAAGAAGAACTGTCATTAAACATTGA